The genomic interval AGTTACTTGGCCAGTGCCAGTGAAACTCTGTTGGACTCTATTCAGATTTGGAGCTGGCGTTACTCTGTGTTGAATAGTGCTTGGAGTTACTGGGTTAGTGACTGTAAAACTCTGTTGAACTCTGTTCAGATTTGAAGCTGGTGTTCCTCTGTGATTAGTGCTTGGAGTTACTTGGCTACTAACTCCAAAACTCTGTTGAACCCTGTTTAGATTTGGAGCTGGTGTTACTATGTTTTGGCTAGCAAAAGTTTGTGATACAGTGTTTCTGATAGGAGCAGGTGTTACTCTGTTAATGTTGGTGAATGTTTGTTGAACCCTGTTGAAACTAGAAGGCTGAACTACCCTGTTTTGGTTGCTGACACTCTGTGTAACTCTGGGAGCTGCAGTTGTTGTGGTTATTTGGAAATTTGAATGTGTGTTTCCGTGAACTTGAGGAGTCGGGGAACCAAAGGCAGTCAGTGCCACATTGGCATTATTCTGTTGGAAAGTTGTCTGTGGCCGAGAGGCAGTGAATCCTGTTGAAAGGGCAGAAGTAACAGGCCTTCTCGATACTGCCACTCTTGTAGGGGGCCGCAATGTAGTTTGTTGCGTTACTGCACCAAAGTTTGCACTTGAAACTTTGCTCGCCCCCTGTGAGGTCTGTGGTATTGAGAAAGCAGCTTGTGGTGCGGCCTTTGGTGTCTGAGAGACTCTTGTCAATTGCTGTGACACACTTGGGCCGACACCTATTGCTTTAGACCCAGGTGGGACTTGAAGTGACTGAGTGACAGCAGGTCTACCTTGGGCCCTTTGTGGTGTAACATTAGCAAAGGTCGGTCGAGGTGCAGGTTGCTGGGCAAAGTTTGCAGAAGTTGCTCCTCCAGATGAAGGCTGTCTGGAAGATGGTGATATTTTACCAATCTCTGCATTGACATCAAAATGTTGCGAGGAAGACTGACAGTCAACGTTGTACCACCAATCGCATACAAGTTGCTGTTGCTGGAAGATCGTGCCATTGGGACACAAGAAGCTGTCCATTCGGCCGTCAGCATGGCACACATGGAATACCTGAGGGACAGACAAACTGTGTTAATATGAGGATATAGTAGCTGACTGAGGGACAAAATTTCATGTCATGTATCCACAAATTTGATCACTGGTCAGTAAAAGTAATGTTGGTTTAACAACGAAATATTGTATGGCTCAAAACACTCacaatgtaactctctctctctctctctctctctctctctctctctctctctctctctctcacctggcaGCCTGTGTCCACGTCTGCGTAATAGCCATGACTTCTACTGCTGCAAGTAAAACTCGTCTTGGGAACAGCGTTAAAGATCGGGAAATCGCTTCCAGGAGAACCCCCGGCGACAGTCGAAGGACCGCCGTGGGAGGGCAGGAGAGCTCTTGGAATCCTCAGTTGGGTAATGGGTATGGCACCCTCGACCTTGACGTCAGTGGCTTCTCGGGGCACTCTCTTGACGGGCACCTCGTCGTCATCGGTAAGGACGATCAAGGTGATGGGAAGAGGCCCTTCGTCGGAGATGTCCTTCGGAATGTCATCGGCGACAGACGACGCAGCCACCGCGACACCTTGGTTGGGGAAGGAATGGAAGGATTTATTGATGTAATTTAAAGTTTTGTTATTACCataactaataattataagaatgtGCAAATATGGTTATATAACAGGCAAGATTTCTTAGAGGACAAATTCTTTGTAGACAAAAAAACAGGATAGGTAGTAACGATTAGATAAAGGTCAATCATTACCtgtctttatatacatacataaattgctatgtaaataagaaaaagattcTGTTACTGTTTTTCTTTTGCTAATATTGTAAAGGTCGATGTGCTGGATATGAAAATGTTTGTCATTCACTAATGACCGATAGTATGAATTGATGCTTCAGTGGATTATTGTTACATGAATACCTAATGAAGTTCACTATTACAGTGGCGGGAgctattttttgtttgtgtaatatagggtgtccataaagtcccaggaccattacaagtatttattgcttgtaatggtactgggactttacggacaccctgtagaatatatacgtacattatattGGTTGAAATGGATGAAAGATAGCTAATGCAACCTTCAATCATTAATATTTGACTATGTGATATTATGTACCTTATTTCCATCTCcataacatacaaaaaaaaaaaccacgttcattCTTTTATATCTACCCTACAAATGttcgcttggatttctgattttGTAACTAAGGTCAGCTGATGGTAATGGAATCATGACCTCAAACCGAAAGACCAAGAATGACCCCCAGTTTGGAGGTCGTCCTTGAAGCAATGTCAGGGGTCATGCACTGTTGTGAATTTGTTTTTAAAGACGTAGTTTGTACCTTGACCGTTGAGTCAGAATTGACAAAGCCCTTGGAAAAACAACACAATTTATGCAATAGAATTGGTCGAGATTTAGGTCAATTTATCTTTTAAGGAAGAGCTAGAATAATACTTAGAAATCCCAACGTTTTAAGATATGTTTCAGTTTATAACGCTACAGTTATCTTAgagaaaattgcaaaaagtacaaCAAAGTATTTAGTTTCGTGATTAAGAGTCAAGTGGTTAATTTTATTAAGCTAAAGAGTTAAGCACTAAGTTGTCCAATAGTACTTAACTCGTAGGTAATGGGACTAGATAAGAAATCATGTGACTTAAGGGTCAGTGgaaacaaagtctctctctctctctctctctctctctctctctctctctctcgtcagtcgcTGTCCATAGACAAAGTTTCGATTGACAAGATTGTCGGGTATTTCATTTTATTCGATTGTattagatagtaatatatattcatttatgtatcaCAATGGAGAATCGTAGTTCATAATGGCAAAATGTGCATTAAATTTTCTGTCTGGCAAGtttagaagttatatatatatatatatatatatatatatatatatatatatatatatatatatatatatatatatatatatatatatatatatatatatatatatatatatgtatatgtatatatatatatatatatatatatatattgtatatatatccgcatatat from Macrobrachium nipponense isolate FS-2020 chromosome 28, ASM1510439v2, whole genome shotgun sequence carries:
- the LOC135201425 gene encoding mucin-2-like is translated as MSRNRIKFGAFYWIHLLLGVAVAASSVADDIPKDISDEGPLPITLIVLTDDDEVPVKRVPREATDVKVEGAIPITQLRIPRALLPSHGGPSTVAGGSPGSDFPIFNAVPKTSFTCSSRSHGYYADVDTGCQVFHVCHADGRMDSFLCPNGTIFQQQQLVCDWWYNVDCQSSSQHFDVNAEIGKISPSSRQPSSGGATSANFAQQPAPRPTFANVTPQRAQGRPAVTQSLQVPPGSKAIGVGPSVSQQLTRVSQTPKAAPQAAFSIPQTSQGASKVSSANFGAVTQQTTLRPPTRVAVSRRPVTSALSTGFTASRPQTTFQQNNANVALTAFGSPTPQVHGNTHSNFQITTTTAAPRVTQSVSNQNRVVQPSSFNRVQQTFTNINRVTPAPIRNTVSQTFASQNIVTPAPNLNRVQQSFGVSSQVTPSTNHRGTPASNLNRVQQSFTVTNPVTPSTIQHRVTPAPNLNRVQQSFTGTGQVTPSTFQHRVTPAPNLNRVQQSFPATSQVTTGTFQSRVTPAQNLNRVQQSFPATSQVTTGTSQPRVTPALNLNRVQQSFTATSQVTPSTNQNTVAQSFGSRTNNAQRFSTRPSTGIPLTNTRPQSSVQASRGQGQTSVQTNTFGNRVVGGIRIGQSVGVPLPTLNQGVQQPQRTNVNIRPITPVNNVLSRPNNVRPTGTLGSARPIIVIDDDLLDPFDDDRFDLDDRFDDDRFDLDDRFDDDRFDLDDRFDLDDRFDLDDRFDDDRFDDDRFDLDDLFDDDRFDLDDRFERQTLASLSKQLGGRNVSPPSEFQLPPPLGR